The Oncorhynchus tshawytscha isolate Ot180627B linkage group LG30, Otsh_v2.0, whole genome shotgun sequence genome includes a region encoding these proteins:
- the LOC112231380 gene encoding claudin-7-B-like, which translates to MANSGLQILGFALSLLGLIGLIVGTILPQWKMSAYVGDNIITAVSMYQGLWMSCAFQSTGQIQCKVYDSILQLDSALQATRALMIVGIIVTVAGLGVATMGMKCSNCGGDDKIKKSRITMTGGIILLIGSLSATIACSWFAHNIIKEFYNPFAPVNSKYEFGLAIFIAWAGAFLDIIGGAMLAASCPKGKPTPKYPIATTRPPSSTKEFV; encoded by the exons ATGGCCAACTCGGGACTCCAGATTTTGGGGTTTGCCCTGTCGCTACTAGGTCTGATCGGGTTAATTGTAGGCACAATCCTGCCCCAGTGGAAGATGTCCGCCTATGTCGGGGACAACATCATCACAGCAGTGTCTATGTACCAGGGATTATGGATGTCTTGTGCATTTCAGAGCACCGGCCAGATCCAATGCAAAGTCTACGACTCAATTCTGCAACTTGACA GTGCGCTCCAGGCAACGCGTGCCCTGATGATTGTGGGCATCATTGTGACTGTGGCTGGACTGGGGGTGGCAACCATGGGAATGAAGTGCAGCAACTGTGGAGGAGATGACAAAATAAAGAAGTCTCGCATCACCATGACTGGAGGCATCATCCTGCTGATTGGAT CTCTGTCTGCAACTATTGCCTGCTCGTGGTTTGCTCATAACATCATCAAAGAGTTCTACAATCCATTCGCCCCTGTCAACTCCAA gtATGAGTTTGGTTTAGCCATCTTCATTGCCTGGGCTGGAGCCTTCCTGGACATAATCGGCGGTGCCATGCTCGCAGCGTCATGCCCCAAGGGCAAACCTACACCCAAATACCCCATCGCCACCACCCGCCCCCCTAGCAGCACCAAGGAATTCGTCTGA